The sequence below is a genomic window from Carassius auratus strain Wakin chromosome 42, ASM336829v1, whole genome shotgun sequence.
ATGATATAATTATTCAAAATcctcaaaacattaaacataacCTTCATAAAAAGTGAACTTACTGAACTTCAGTGAATCACTGTACAAGTAAgtgttatgtatgtatatgtatgtgaatgaactgaaaataatATAAGACCAGTTTGAATTTCAAACAACTCTCTCCTGAATCAGATAAATCATAAACCCCAAAAGCGTAACAGGCGAGTTACCATGAGCTGTTTCTGTGTGTGCTCGTTCTCCTCTGCCTCTGGGATGTGCTCCTGCTCATTACGGTGGTCCTCTATGGCCTCCACATGGAGCTCAGCACTGTAGATGCTGTTGTTCTCCTCTTGATCATCATTATAGTTCCCTAAGGGTTCCTCCATCATGGTACGGGACATGGGAGCAGCCATGGGGGCAGCAGCCACAGGGGACGACATAATGTGCTGCAAGTCCTCACAGGTCTTTTCCAGATCGTCCTGTACCTCTTCAGCCTGAGAGAATTGGAGAGGTCCATTATAAGAACAAAAATGTATCCCTATTTTCCACTTTTATGACTTATGACGgattcaaaaatctaaattaacccAAAAATTTTGACCCCATGAGTATACTGTTCAAAACTCACACTGTTCTGCCATTCACTAGCTTCTTCTTCTTTGATTCTCCTGGCTTCCTCCAGCAAGGCAGTCTCTGCATTGTATTCGTCCAGTTCTGCAGTGTATTCGTCCAGTTCTGCAGTGTATTCGTCCAGTTCTGCTGCCTATACATGTATAAAAATCAAGCTTCAGTTGACTAACAATCCATCACAGAATATGTAGATGTTCactgtttaaaggggtcatgtgatgcgatTTCAAAAGACAGTATAagccattataatcagtaattatgtccccactggatgaaacaaatgcctcgttttttaatggttttgtctCGTCTAGTGATGTCCGAATCGCGAACAATCTTTCTATTGAACCTGACCTGCTTAGTGTACCAGTCAAACCATTTCACCAAATCAGACTGAATCGTTTgcaacacattgcattacacataatacacataataatgttctttttagcagcatcatatgacccctttaaggtgtgttttgtgtgtgtaaaggTGTCCCGCGCTCACTAGCTGCTCCTGAGGTTTCATCTGGTCCTCATCTTGCCTGGCCAGTTGTTCTTCATCCATCAGCGCCTCCTGTCTCTCAGCCTCCTCCTCCACCCGCTCTCTGTCTTCCTCCAGTACACGTGGGCTCTCAAACTGCTCTTTCAGATCTGAACAATACACAAAATCAACCATAGGGAGGCAGCAGTCACTcactttatgtttttaaatattcaacatttaaagatacatttaattaatgaaatatatacaattcataaATATGTCACACCACAGCACTGTCTTGTGTTTTCATTCCTCATGTTCTCTGCgtgacctagtttctgtctcGTGTTGATTGTCTCAttatgttcaggtgtgtcttgtcAATTACCCTCATTATCGTTCCCCTTATAAGTTGCATTCAGTTCAGTGTTTGGTTGTCCGGTCTCGTCGACTTGTACGTCTGTTTCTGCCGTCTCCTCATGGAGTACCCctatgtggattattaaagactttgtaTCGTCATCATCTTCCTCGTTTATGACCTTCTCTCCCATACATAAATATGCAATGTAATAATGCAaagtattatataaatgtttgtttttttaactatctatctatccaagAAAATATGTATTACTATATTAAAGAGATCAGATATGTAGAAACATTTCCTTGCCTCTCTCAAACGTATTGGACTGCTCTTCAAACTGGTGAAGTTTCATCCtcatctcctgattctctctctccTCCCGCTCCTTTTCTTTCTCCGTTGCCTCCATTTCCTTTTCCTCCATTTCCAACATGGCACtggaaataaagttaaaaaaaaaacaggaagaaaacacatttaattatgtACTCTTTGTGGGGGGAAATAATCTTCACAAATGGAAAAATATACAACATAAATAACACACAAAAAGACAAATCGTTTATTGgccagtacatttttttttaaatgagtgatGATCTGCCCTGAGCTGGTGTCTTGCTGGTCATTGATAATGACGCTCTCTGAGCAATGAACATTGTGTCCTCACCTCTCCATCTGTCTCTGCTCTTTCTCCTCTCTGTCTTGATCCTTCATTTGCTGCACCTCAGTGGTATCAGCTTCCCTGCGCTGCAAGTAAAGTTCATGGTTTCCCTTGCACAGCTCCACGATGTGCTTGTTCATACACTGATGAGACGCACAGAACACAAAGTCCTGTAAGAACAAGAGAGAGATCAGAATGGGTCACATTTCATAATGTCGTCTGCATAAATAGGATGGTAAATATATTCCAACCAGCCtttatgattgaaaaaaaaaacatacatttgaatAGACTTCTCATATGAAGAATGTTAacattaataacataaaaaatatcagGGCAGGGGGTTCAGATGTcctaatataatgatataaagaAAAAAGACTCAGAACACTTGAttgactagtgtgtgtgtgtgtgtgtgtgtgtgtgtgtgtgtgctcttgtttttgtgacatatcaggacacaactctgtataatgacatggctatgacacaggtattacaaggagagggtgacttatgaggacataacccatgtccccatttttcaaaacgcttataaactatacagaatgttttttttttttttttttttttttttgagaaagtaaaaatgcacaaagtacacacacacagacacatttatttatttatttatttatttatttatttatttattaatttaagaaaataaagattAAGATTTATATTCAAGGTGttagaaaaatacattattttactattataacTTGAAATAGTTACTCCACATGACAATTCTCATTTAATcattaaattgaaattataatttttttaagtataaaagtTTTTCAAAGCCACATGGAAACCAGCATtaatacaaagatttaatttcATAATATCTCGATTTTTAAAAGACTTTTCCTTTCTTCATCTTCTAAGATGTTATTTGCCATTGGCCCACACAAACAATAATTCCagatgaaaaaaaagacataaaatgatTGATGCAACTACTTACAGGAGCTTTTCTGTCAGTGGGTTTGATTATGAACTTCTTGTCATCAAATAAAACGTTGCTTATTTCACTCCAAGGGAATCCAATCTTTGGAGTCAACCTAAGTAATGAAGAACAGCCAAAATGTATTTCATGCAACTGAccgtttttaattttcttttttgtgtttctCAATAAACATTAGAAAAATCACAGACTTTGCAGCCCATTAGTCCTTAGGTGCAAAGACCTCTCAATAAAGCACAATGTGTTAGTGTTGACTTGTTTGGCTTGTTTCATTAACCACACAATCATGAGAGCTGCCACGCTGGCACTGTTTCTAAAAAACCAAGCCCTGCTCTTAAAAATGTTTACCTCTCCTCTTTTCCATAGATGTAAAGTCCCAATGCATCTACGCCTAACCACAGGTCTGTTCCTTTCTTGTTCTTGATGTCAAAATAGTTGATGCCATACATTTCCAAATCCTGTGAGATCTTTAGATACTCCAGCATGGCATCTTCCCtgattatgaaaaatgtaaagaaattataAACTTGTGGAGCGACACGAAGGCAAGCTGAATGGCAGCATATAAGTCCAACTCACTTGAGCATGCCTCTGTGCTCCTCGTGCCAAATCTGGATCCTCTCCTCCCATTGTTCTTCAGAGAGTTCGTGCTGGTCAAGCACTCTGAAAACACAGAATATCATATCTACACACCTTCCATTTGGAAAcatgaaccatggttttactacataTAAATCCTAAAAAAcatggttattatagttaaaccAAGGGAACCATAAATAAGCCAttgttttgctacactaaccatagtttaactgtagtatttgtagtaaaactgtgtttATACAAATgataatcaatcaaaaaaaaaatacattattactacttttactataataaatccatggttaatcTACGAATCATATGACTAAAGTGTTTTGACCAtgtaacataaatatatttggggccaaaatatgaataatttctgTCTATTTAGAGTCTTCAGAGTTTCAGTTTTCTTTATCAGTAATTAAAAGTGGCCAAAACATGCAAATGCCGTTGCAAATTCTTTGTAGATTACGATtattatattctaaaaaaaatatgtaatatgttttcatgcatttctttttctggaaacttgtataaattaataaatatatatacttgttACACTTGCAACTTTACGTGTTTTAAGTGATGttaattttatattgattttCACATGTGGTGGAATATTAAGTAgcttcttgtttgtttgtttcttgtaaatgtttgtttatgcttttaataaagctaaatagaagtCTCTCAAACATACCTAAAAAGATTTTTAGATGGTTAGAAGCAGCACCAACAATAAGCATAGATAAGTGCAGATTTttatggttattttatttttacatgaatatATAGCAACAATAGTGAAGTGATTTCAGTAAAATTCTGAATAAAGTACACTTTTTGTAACACGTTACTATTAAACCTAGTAAAAGTCTGTTATTTTAGCTGAATTCTGATCATTTAGTTTGGAATTACTAAATGAATACAAAACTCTGCATTCTCCTCACATGTCCAAATGATGTCAGCTTTTACATTCTTAATGAAAATATGTTTAGCCAACTTGATTATAATCTGTGttgattcttttatttatttttatttaattgttttctaattaagcaatttaaaggtacaggttgtaggacatgccactagagggcgcactaccaaaacaataacaatcgtgtggtttgatggcgctaagaaggagcatggaatgatgggatttgttgtcttctacccaaccgctgacggccatcaaccAGACGGAaatataaatcatggatttaacgtgagttcaacgatttgcatgAGTAGGTTACAtaaaaagtcaatgcaaagacctGATCAGACTATGAATCAGACACGTCCTCGCGTGGGTCTAGAGACgtgatgccccgcgtttggcctGTATGCCCCattatactaatcttgttgatcgttataatagcatatgttttctgtaaagatacgaatcaaaactaCTCGCTTGTCGAGTGAatcacaagcgagatcggcatctttctctagttgaagtttgttgcgaagctacttccgcatttgtcctcgacactgttgtcatgtggtttctacgtcagtaaaggagGTAGCAAAgagtaactaacgtcattgacaggcgactgcactgccccgtgtcactgtttagaatgggaattagTAGAGAttttgttagtaatcagctggacaaaatatataacactggcCTAGTgggttttggatattttactgcaaatatcttacaaattgtacctttaagccAGAGTCCTCAGTTATATTCCTAGAGATCTTCAGCATGCCTTCCTGCGAGGTGCCGCACCGACCCCAATCAAAACCCCAATCTGACCCAGCTAATTAAGATCTTCAGGAACCCTTGATAATTACaaacaggtgtgttggagcagggctcGAACTGAACTTTACAGGAAAGTAGACCTCCAGGAACATGAACAAGCACCACTTGCGGTATGCGAGTAATTTCTGATCACTAGAAAGCAGTGAATGAATGTTTTTTGAGTAGTCTCCACACTCACCTCTGAGGCAGGAGCCGCTCACTCGTTAGGTATCCAGGTCTGTGGGCTTCTGGTGAGTGGTCTCCAAACTTGGCCTGAACAGAATAAGAGGCCAGCAGAACGGCTGTCTCTGAGGGGCAGTAGACCTCATCGCTCAAGATGCTCTCCTTCACCTGCAGGAAGAAAAGCTTTTTCGTAATGTCCTCAATCAGCTCCTCAGACACCTCTTCAGGGTAGTACTTGACCCGAAGCTTGAACTGCAGAGGGTTTTCTTCCTTCACCTCTTGAGAGGACACCTACGGAATCAGAATGAAGAATGAATGTTGGGTTGTGGCACACAAAACTCTGCGAATGCACAAGTGGTGATCAAAGTAATATGAAATGGtaggtaaaaaataattttaggttCCTCCAAGAAACTATGTGTTTGCTCACAAAAGCCAGTtttcacaaatacaaatattCCTCCCATGTATTTTACCCCCCCCATCACTATATCCCTTTAGAGTCTCTTTATTGGGTATATAAGTGACAGACGTTTCTTTTGAATGTCGTTGGGCACATGCAATGTTACAATTTGTTTGTAACATGAACGTTTTGTATTATGGAGTATTAATATACAAAGCCAATGACTATATGGCAAAGTTCAGTACAatgcttatttatatattattatacagtgcAGATATTTTGGTTATGATATGTATTACTATATGATGATATGTATTTGAGGTGATTCAAAGCTAGAGTGAATTTGAAAAACCTGAATTTCAGTCCCCCTACTGCATTATAAGCAACAGTCTTAATCAAATGTTGTAGGCATCCAGCAACATGTTGAATCACATGTCAGAAGGTGAGCCTTCAGAGCAGTAAATGTAAGAGTAGTAAAATAAGGCTAACACCTACATCTCCACCTATAGATAACATATACTTAGAAACATCCCTGTGCAGTTTCTAGggtattttgaatgtttgctaTGGTGGTTAAATGCTTACTCAAGTCAAAACAGCCCACTCCTACATTTATGATATTTTAGTCTATATTTAGTAGATATGAGTTGGGTGCCAGTAAATCTATGggattgttttgtctgttttatcaTCTTCCATGCAAAAATCATGAGCTATATCAATTCCCTCCTCATTACGCTACACAATTTATGGtatcattcaaatcaaagcattgTTAATATTAAGTGGATATTTTGTTTAAGTGCAGgaagatgttttaaaatatgtatatatataaaaaataaaaaaataaaaataataccttGTCGTCCAGGTTGAGCCATGTCAGAAAGCCTTTGGTGTCTGTGTACTGCAGGCCAAAGTAGCAGACCTCACGCAAACCCACCAACTTAACCAcctgaacagatcaacacagacgATAAAGTGACTAAGCCAATACTAAATGCATGAGAACAAACTggcatacatttaaaacatacatCTACATCTAATCACCCTTGATAAACACCATGACGTTGTGTTTTAGGTCAAGCAATGGGAGTCTCGTCTTAGTTGATTAGAATAGGTACTCTACTTAATATTTAgctattagttattttatttcccAGCATGCAGAATGAAGCTAAACATGTTTAACACCTGCTGCTAAAGTCCAGGAagtgaaatataactttttaaataaagtttttatcaTGTTTCGAATTCAGAGGCCTTTGAAATGTGTGTACGATACAGTAATCGGTATAGGGTTAAAAACTACATAAGACAGGTGATTCTTCACATCGTCTCACTGGGTTAGCTTTAACAAAAAATCATCCTGGAGGATTTCAGGAGGCTTTGGCTGTTGCTTACCTGCTCAAAGAGCTGTTTGCCTGTTGCATCCGACTGGATTGCAAATTCCAGCTCGCTGTCCATCGTGTTGACACGGACACTGATCTGCAGAGGACAAATATAAGTGAGTGTTTTTCCATCGTCACTGAATCAGACAAAAATGTGATGGTATTTGAACAGAAATGTTAAATATCCCATTAagcagaacagattttttttaaaatgttcatttaattaaatatttcacactacattattattattattaccattatatatttttttttatttcactaaaaaacTTTCACTTTGACTTTTCATTGGGAATAACCATTGAATTTATGGTGAAAATCTATTACATTTAATTAGACTTCACATGTGCTCTCACAGTcaaatgtagatgtttttattaaataatacaattcacTATACTTTATTTTGAAAATCAATAAACCAGTGAATATGTCCACTTTGATTCTCAATCTCAGTTTTAGTTAGAATTCACGTATagcaatgttaataaaaaattgcaa
It includes:
- the LOC113060515 gene encoding radixin-like isoform X1 translates to MPPNPISVRVNTMDSELEFAIQSDATGKQLFEQVVKLVGLREVCYFGLQYTDTKGFLTWLNLDDKVSSQEVKEENPLQFKLRVKYYPEEVSEELIEDITKKLFFLQVKESILSDEVYCPSETAVLLASYSVQAKFGDHSPEAHRPGYLTSERLLPQRVLDQHELSEEQWEERIQIWHEEHRGMLKEDAMLEYLKISQDLEMYGINYFDIKNKKGTDLWLGVDALGLYIYGKEERLTPKIGFPWSEISNVLFDDKKFIIKPTDRKAPDFVFCASHQCMNKHIVELCKGNHELYLQRREADTTEVQQMKDQDREEKEQRQMESAMLEMEEKEMEATEKEKEREERENQEMRMKLHQFEEQSNTFERGVLHEETAETDVQVDETGQPNTELNATYKGNDNEVYCSDLKEQFESPRVLEEDRERVEEEAERQEALMDEEQLARQDEDQMKPQEQLAAELDEYTAELDEYTAELDEYNAETALLEEARRIKEEEASEWQNSAEEVQDDLEKTCEDLQHIMSSPVAAAPMAAPMSRTMMEEPLGNYNDDQEENNSIYSAELHVEAIEDHRNEQEHIPEAEENEHTQKQLMALNSELAEAQDDTKKTKNDILHKEIVKAGRDKYNTLRQIRTGSTRQRIDEFETL
- the LOC113060515 gene encoding radixin-like isoform X2 encodes the protein MPPNPISVRVNTMDSELEFAIQSDATGKQLFEQVVKLVGLREVCYFGLQYTDTKGFLTWLNLDDKVSSQEVKEENPLQFKLRVKYYPEEVSEELIEDITKKLFFLQVKESILSDEVYCPSETAVLLASYSVQAKFGDHSPEAHRPGYLTSERLLPQRVLDQHELSEEQWEERIQIWHEEHRGMLKEDAMLEYLKISQDLEMYGINYFDIKNKKGTDLWLGVDALGLYIYGKEERLTPKIGFPWSEISNVLFDDKKFIIKPTDRKAPDFVFCASHQCMNKHIVELCKGNHELYLQRREADTTEVQQMKDQDREEKEQRQMESAMLEMEEKEMEATEKEKEREERENQEMRMKLHQFEEQSNTFERGVLHEETAETDVQVDETGQPNTELNATYKGNDNEDLKEQFESPRVLEEDRERVEEEAERQEALMDEEQLARQDEDQMKPQEQLAAELDEYTAELDEYTAELDEYNAETALLEEARRIKEEEASEWQNSAEEVQDDLEKTCEDLQHIMSSPVAAAPMAAPMSRTMMEEPLGNYNDDQEENNSIYSAELHVEAIEDHRNEQEHIPEAEENEHTQKQLMALNSELAEAQDDTKKTKNDILHKEIVKAGRDKYNTLRQIRTGSTRQRIDEFETL